The following nucleotide sequence is from Candidatus Neomarinimicrobiota bacterium.
ACATGAGTTTGATCTTGAGGCCTGCTGGCACTTCAGAGGATAGATCTACTGAAAGTTCACTGGCGAAAACACCATTCACAAACACAAGCTGGAGGGCCTTTGGGACGGCTTGTTTGAGTTTCTCCAATAAGGGGAGATTCACCTGATCTTTGGTTGCTGGTTCAAGTGTACGCGAAAAAAGGTTATGCAGAGGTGTGTTGCGCCACTCCTCATCTTTGCGGGTTGGAAAATCCCCTGAATCCAGTACTGCCAGCGAAGGCTGACGCAACTCAGATGAAAGGGTAAAACTCTGGTCAGAATCGGAATAAACCTGATCCTGAATCCAATTTTTGAAATTATTCACTGTTTCAGACACTTCAACTGCTCCGTTCAGGATGAGGTTCCGGCTGTTTCTAATAACCAGTCGTAACCGCGCTCCTCCAGCTCCAGTGCCAACTCTTTGGTGCCTGATCTAATAATACGTCCGTTGGATAAAACGTGGACGTAATCAGGGACAATATAGTCCAGCAAACGTTGGTAATGGGTAATGACCACAAAGGCATTCGATTCTGAACGTAGTTTATTAACACCGCTGGCGACGATACGAAGAGCATCAATATCCAGTCCAGAATCCGTTTCATCCAGAATAGCAAGAGTAGGATCGAGTACAGCCATTTGCAGGATTTCATTGCGTTTCTTCTCTCCACCGGAAAAACCTTGATTGACCGGCCGTCGAAGCAGATCCTCTTTCATCTCAACCAGAGCCATTTGTTTTTTGATCAGGCTCAGAAAGTCAATGGCATCCAGCTCCTCCTCACCGCGATGTTTACGGATCTCATTGAGAGCTTTTTTCAGAAAAGAAGTATTATTGACCCCTGGAATTTCGATTGGATACTGAAAAGCCAGAAAAAGACCCTCTCTGGCACGAATCTCAGGAGCCATTTCAAGCAGGTCAAGCCCCTTATAATGAGCTGAGCCCTTGGTTATGGTGTATCCTTCACGACCGGAGAGAACATGGGCCAGGGTGCTTTTTCCTGAACCATTGGGACCCATGATGGCATGAATTTCACCTGGATTGACTTCAAGACTCAAGCCATTGAGGATCGGTTTATCCTCAATAGAGACATGCAAATCTTTAATCGATAACATTTATTTAAATTCTCCTAAACTTCTAACAAACCAGTAGTATGCTTTATTCCCCCCGCCGCAGAGGTTTCTTTATTGTGCTTTTTCAGGTGCCCATCAACGTTTTCATTTCTTCTCTTGGAGCACTGACCAGTTTCTGGCAAATTTGCATAAGCACTTCTCTGCGCCCTTGTGTCTTTGCGAGAGCAATGCCCTTTATCCAACCGAACCTTCCAGACTGACTGCCATCAGGGCCTGAGCTTCCACGGCAAATTCCATGGGTAATTGCTGAAAGACCTCCCTGGCATAACCCGAGACGATCATTCCTACAGCATCTTCAGTAGAAATGCCTCTTTGATTCAGATAAAATATTTGGTCTTCACTTACCTTTGAGGTAGTTGCCTCATGTTCAACTTGGGCAGATGGGTTTTCGATCTCCAGATAGGGATAGGTATGGGCGCCACACTGATCCCCGATGAGAAGTGAATCACACTGTGAATAGTTACGGGCGTTTTCAGCTTTACGGTTCACTTTAACCAGTCCCCGATAAGCATTACTGCTCTTTCCGGCTGAGATCCCTTTGGAAATGATCAAACTACGAGTGTTCTTTCCCTGGTGGATCATTTTGGATCCTGTGTCTGCCTGTTGAAAATTATTGGTCAGGGCAACGGAGTAGAATTCTCCCACTGAATAGTCACCCTTAAGAATACAACTGGGATATTTCCAGGTAACTGCTGAACCGGTTTCAACCTGAGTCCAGGATATTTTCGACCGTGTACCAGCACATAGTCCACGCTTGGTTACAAAATTATAGATACCACCAACACCTTCTTTATTCCCGGAGTACCAGTTCTGAACAGTGGAATATTTGATCTCAGCATCATCCAGGGCGATCAGCTCTACAATGGCAGCGTGCAATTGATTCTCATCTCGCATGGGAGCCGTACAGCCCTCCAGATAACTCACATAACTGCCCTTGTCGGCAATGATTAGAGTGCGTTCAAATTGGCCTGTTTTGGCTGCATTGATCCGGAAATAGCTGGAAAGCTCCATGGGACAGCGCACGCCAGGGGGGATGTAGACAAAACTACCGTCGCTGAAGACTGCAGAGTTCAAGGTGGCATAAAAATTATCGGTATAGGGTACCACCGTGCCCAAATATTTTTTGACCAGGTCAGGATGCTCCTGAATGGCTTCGCTCATGGGGCAAAAGATGATGCCCAGATCATTGAGCTTATCTTTGAAGGTTGTGGCGACAGAAACACTGTCAATAATGGCATCCACCGCAACTCCTGCCAAAAGCTCACGTTCTTCCAGGGGTACACCCAGTTTATCAAAAGTAGCCAGCAGTTCCGGGTCAACTTCATCCAGACTTTTGGGAGCGTTTTCGTTTTTGGGAGCGGCATAGTAGTAGAGGTCATCAAAATCGACTTCGGAATAGTTCAGCTTGGGCCAGGTGGGCTCTTTCATCTTGAGCCAATGCCGGTAGGCTTTAAGTCGCCATTCGGTCATGAACTCGGGCTCATGCTTTTTAGCCGAGATCATGCGCACGATGTTCTCATTCAAACCAAGAGGGAATTCTTCCATCTCGATCTCAGTCACAAAGCCGTATTTGTATTCCTGGTTTGTAATATTCTGGATGGTCTGCTGATCATCGCTCAAGGACTTTTCAGGGGTGTTTTCGGGGGTCAATATTTGCTCTTTCTTCTCCATGTTCGT
It contains:
- the sufC gene encoding Fe-S cluster assembly ATPase SufC, giving the protein MLSIKDLHVSIEDKPILNGLSLEVNPGEIHAIMGPNGSGKSTLAHVLSGREGYTITKGSAHYKGLDLLEMAPEIRAREGLFLAFQYPIEIPGVNNTSFLKKALNEIRKHRGEEELDAIDFLSLIKKQMALVEMKEDLLRRPVNQGFSGGEKKRNEILQMAVLDPTLAILDETDSGLDIDALRIVASGVNKLRSESNAFVVITHYQRLLDYIVPDYVHVLSNGRIIRSGTKELALELEERGYDWLLETAGTSS
- the sufB gene encoding Fe-S cluster assembly protein SufB, whose translation is MSDDQQTIQNITNQEYKYGFVTEIEMEEFPLGLNENIVRMISAKKHEPEFMTEWRLKAYRHWLKMKEPTWPKLNYSEVDFDDLYYYAAPKNENAPKSLDEVDPELLATFDKLGVPLEERELLAGVAVDAIIDSVSVATTFKDKLNDLGIIFCPMSEAIQEHPDLVKKYLGTVVPYTDNFYATLNSAVFSDGSFVYIPPGVRCPMELSSYFRINAAKTGQFERTLIIADKGSYVSYLEGCTAPMRDENQLHAAIVELIALDDAEIKYSTVQNWYSGNKEGVGGIYNFVTKRGLCAGTRSKISWTQVETGSAVTWKYPSCILKGDYSVGEFYSVALTNNFQQADTGSKMIHQGKNTRSLIISKGISAGKSSNAYRGLVKVNRKAENARNYSQCDSLLIGDQCGAHTYPYLEIENPSAQVEHEATTSKVSEDQIFYLNQRGISTEDAVGMIVSGYAREVFQQLPMEFAVEAQALMAVSLEGSVG